The following is a genomic window from Cyanobacteria bacterium GSL.Bin1.
GTTTCTTGAAAGAGAGATTTTCGAGAGTCGGTTAATTCGATGGAGTCTGTGTTCATTAACCTTCCGTCGATACATGACTTCTCTTTCATTGTAAAAGGACGATTTATTTATTGCAGCACTCAAAAACAAAGCTGAAAGCCTTGACAGTCCGTTGCTAGATTCTCATTTCTGGAGATGTCTAATTAAATCAATCAGAGAATCAACCAATCGGGAATTCATCTTCCTTTCACCTCTGTGTCTTGCCATTTCAATCAGGCTAAAGATTATTAACTACGATCAACCTATTTTGGCGACACAACCAACATAACAAGTAATTACGTCACTCGCCGCCAAAAAGTGCCATATAATAAAAACAAATGGCATCAAAATAAAAGTGTGGTAATACAGCAAAATATGGATAAATCACTCAAATCAGCAGAAGTGTATTTAGGTCGCCAAGGGAGGTTGGTAATTCCCGCAGCCTTACGACGATTGTTGGAGTTAGAGGAAGGGGATAAATTAATGATTAGTGAAGAGGGAGGAAGATTAGTGCTAGAAAAGCAGGAGACAATCAAGCAAAGCTTAAAATCTCGATTCGCAAAAGTGCCAAAAGATCGTAGTTTGGCCAATGAATTAATCGCACAAAGGCGTGAAGCCGCAAAAGAGGAAGTAACTGAATGACGGTAGTTTTGGATGCTTCAGCTTTACTTGCTTATTTACAAGATGAGCCTGGTAATGAATTAGTGGAAGGAGTCTTGCCAAAATCCGTAATGTCTAGCGTGAACTGGGCAGAAGTCATACAAAAATCGCTTTCAGCAGGGGTTGAAATTGAAGGAATGCTCGATGATTTGCAAGCGCTGGGGCTGAAAGTGGAACCTTTTACTGCAGAGGATGGAGAACTGGCTGGAAGTTTGTGGAAACAAACGCGACAAGCCGGATTATCGTTAGGCGATCGCGCCTGTTTAAGTCTGGGATTGCGATTGGAAGTTCCCGTATTGACTAGTGATCGCGCTTGGGCTTCTCTCCATCTGTCTCTTGATGTGCAGGTAATTCGGTGATGAATGATTGATGAGATCGGATGAAAACAGGCGATGATTTTTGCTGAAGTAACGTATCATCCTTGCCATCAAGAGACTCAACCAATCGAGAATTATCTTCCTTTAACGCTTTAAGCTTTCATATCATCTCATCGCTTAAAAGAAAGACTCTCCTCATGGAAGAATTTTTTCAAAAGCCTTCTCTGATAACTGTTTCAGGCATTCAATGAACCGAAATTCTTGAAAAAAGCCAAAATTAAGCCAGCTATTTTTACGAATCTCTAAACTCAGTCTAGATAAAAATTTGAAAAATAGCCTTGCTGTCTTAAAATCCGCTAACTGAAGCCAAATTAACAAAGCCCTAAATTATCCTACTACTTGTCACTCCCAGCGCAATCGCGTTCTTAGTGGTTTTGGGGAAAATGATTGATGAGGCCCTGTTTGGTGGTTGCTGAAGCCAGAAAAGTGTCTCTATCCTTAAAAAACACCTCACTTCATCGGATAACGCTCAATCCGAGCGAGAGCTTGTTTATAATCTTCCTCGGTTACTGAAGGCAATTGTAGCTGAAAGTAATTTTCCTCAATTCCCAAGTTGCTCTTAATTCTCCCCGTATCGTCAAAAATCTGTGGGAGATAGCCCGTGAGCTTGAAATCTTCGTCATCACCTAAGACTAGTTCATGAGCGAGAAAATTAATGATGTGCCGCCACTCTTCTATATCCTGAGATTCTAAGTGTAACGGTTCTGGGTCTGAATTTTCCTCTGCTGCCAATTCCCGGTCAATCTGCGGCAGCCGACTTTGTTGATACTGATGAAAGGTTTGGAGGCGGTAATAGCGGACGTAGAACCTTTCTTCCTCATCTTGAACTTGATTGCCGTCAAGTTGTTCTCGTTCAATTTCATCGCGCACTTGCTCTTCCAAGAAAGCAAAGGGACAATAAGCAGCTGCTTGGATGAAATGAGTGGGCTTTGGCGGTTCCACATTCGGTTCCAGCAAGGCTTCTAGACAAATACTCAATAAATAGATTTTCTGCTTCACCGAAGCCTGATCAAAAAGAACACAACCCGTGGGAGCAATCTCATCCGGTTCATCAATCTCGGGATAAAACTCCACTAAAAAGTTAACCAACAGTTGAGTAAGGTTGATATAAAACCGCGCCTGGTCACCTTTTAGTACATAAACCTCGTTGAAGGATGTTGTCCACATGGCTGGAGTAAAGAAAGTTCTCAGTCTCAGAGATCAAGAAAATTAGCTCGCTTCGGATTGGACATTTGGTACCCGATTTTTAAGTCAAATCTAAGTCAGTTTTCTTTTTGCGAGTGGCCCGAAGGCTGAAAGATGGGGGTGGAGAGACTTGAACTCTCACGACCTATCACGGTCAACGGATTTTAAGGCTGTTTATTCTTTTTTAAACCTCTCTCCTATCAATGTTTTCAGGGATCGTTCAAAAAACTGGACTAGATTTGGACTAGATTTTCAGGGAAAATTACTAGCGACAAGTTAACAAAAGTTTTCGATCTTCGGATCGCGAAACAGTCGGTCAAGATACAAGAAAAGTTGATCCCCTGATGCTGGCTTAGGATTTACACTTCATGCCATAATTTACGCAATCGAGAAACACTGACTGCTAATTGCTGTTTGGTGAGAGTATAAAGATATTCCTCGACAGATTTAGGAGGATTTTTGAGGCGAGCACGGCAAAGTTTGACTGCTTCAACTACTGCATAAGGGTCTAAATCAATCAAATCGACAATAAAATCATCTGGATGTTGAGCTTCCACTTCGTATTGAGACAGCACAGAAACGGGAAAATCCCTCAAGTTCATGGTCACAATAACATCCACTTCTCCCTTAATCGCTGCGGCTAAAACGTGGCGATCATCTAGATCCGGTAAACTTAAAGCTGGGATGAGCGACTTGTAATGCTCAATGAGGCAATCGCGAACATGACGATTCATCAGCTGACGAGTGTAGTCAAGTTGTTCTGCTGTTAAATCAGGACGCTTTTTCAAAAGACTCCTGATCCATTCTTGGTGAATCTGCTCAGTCCAACGGGCGCGGTAGAGATCCGTGAGGGCAAGCTGCATTAATAAATCTCGTAAGGGCGCAGGATAAAGAACACTGGCATCGTATAAAACTGTGACAGAGGATGGCATGGTCAATTAATCATAGCCGAGATTTAAGGCTTGCGCTTGTGCTGTCAGTTCATCAAGCGCGGCCATCCGTTTTTGATCGATGCGGTCTTTATACTCCATTAAATCTTCAAAACGGATCCGACGATGACGACCGACTTTCCGAAAAGGGATTTCGCCGGTTTCTAAGAGCTTCACCAGATGAGGACGAGAGACATTGAGCAGGTTTGCTGCTTCTTGAGTGGTGAGTTCGGCATGAATGGGAAGCAATGTAACGGCATTCCCTTGGGCCATTTGGCTGAGCATTTCAGTGAGGAGATGAAGCACAGAGGCGGGGAGTTCAAGGGTTACTTCCTCGCCATTATCCTGCACCAGTTTGAGGATGCGTGAGGTGCCGTGAGGGGGAAGATGGCCGGCGAGAGTACGGCTACTCTGTCGTGAGAGTTGAGCTTCGGATTCAGAGGGTAATCGGTGGGGGGTAAGTGCCATGGGAAAAGACCTCGTTCTATTCGCAATAAACGAAACAGACTATCTTAATCTTAACGAGAAATTTGCTTTTGCCAAATCGGGATCTTAACCAGCCAGAGTCTTTAATCGTTAGGTGTCATTTGAAATCCGAGTGATCAGGATTTGTAGAAAATAGCAGTGTCACACCCGGAATTCGTTCAAATCCCAGACAGCAATCATTACATTGGAACAGTTAGCCCAATTCTTCTTGATCGCGTGATCGCCGTTAATTGACGGGGGTTAAGTAGAATGGCACTGACTTAGGCTTAAATCAAGCACCAGTGGGACATGGATGGGAGTGGCGAGGTTGCTGTAACCAAGGAAATGCCTTTGGTCGTCGCTTTTTAACTCTCGGCTCATAGCGATCAGGACGTTCAGGAAGCAAATGCCGAATCACCGAAGAAAATAAAGAGTGAACAAGATGCCGATACTGGCATCGAGCCACCGTAGCCAGCATCGGTAAAAACTCCTCAAGCAGTTGACGAGTGCTTTGCCAAGAAACCCTGACTGGACAAAAGAATTAAGTACCAAGAATAAATTTGAGGAGTTGAATTTTTCATCTATTTTTTCAGCTTCCTGCATACCGGATGATAAAGTCTTGAACTGCCTGAATATAAAGGCGATCCCCCTTGATCGGAAGATCATTATGTCCAGCTTCGGGAATAAAAACAAGTGTTTTGGGAGAAGAAATGGTTTTATATAAAGTTCGACTCATTGGAGGAGGAACCACTTTATCTTTTTTGCCGTGTATGAGTAAAACGGGGGTTTGGAGCAAGGGTACTTTAGCTAAGCTATCAAATTTTTGTGTGAACAACCAGTTAAGGGGAAATAGAGGAATGGGGAATTTCTCTTTTGCCATTGCTGCGAGGGAAGTGAAAGGACTCTCTAAAATTAACCCTGCTGCTTCAGGATGGGAAACCCCTAACTCGATCGCGATCGCGCTCCCCAGAGAACGACCATAAATCACAATTTTACCCTCTGGAATCAACTTTTCTGCTGTTAGATAACGCCAAGCCTCTTGAGCATCTTCATAAACTCGTTTCTCATTGGGAAAAGAACCGGAACTGCGACCATAACCGCGATAGTCAATCAAAAAGACGCAATACCCCCATTGATGAAATCGTTGCAGACGAGAAACTAAATCCCCAAGATTGCTACCATTGCCATGTAGGTAAAGCAAAACCGGAGATTGCTCTGATTGAGAAGGAACCCACCAGCCATGCACTTGTCCAGGATCAACGGTAAGCCATACTTCTTCATAATGCAATTGGACATCACTGGGAATTGTTTCAATCACCGAAGACGGAAAAAAAATAAGTCGTTCTTGATAGTACCACAGCAGCCCACAACACAGCAGATAAAAAAGACCAAGTTGAATAACCAGATAAAAGTGCTTGTCAATCAATTTTTTCAGTCGTCTCATGTGAATTTTCCTCATCGGGAACGTTACTTGTAAACAGAGCGTTCCTATGCCTAACTGAATAAGTGATAATTCTGTCAAAATTGGTTATTAAAGTGACTTGAATATTGCCATATTCTTCCCAAGTGCCAACACTGATTGATCGGTTGCGCGATCGCGCTTTCTGGGAGGACAAAGAGGTATGGATTGCCATGGTTCGGTATAGTTCCCCTAATCGCGCCTTTCAGAGGATCCTGCAACGGTTTCATCCTGTCGAGCATGAATCATTTAAGGAAACCCATGGGGGAGAATAATTGCTTAATTTACTTTAATTTTATTAATTTAGCAGTGTATAAATCTGAAACTATTCAGGACTGTGCAAAAAAATTAAGAACCCACATTCCGCACCCTCAACTGTCACATTGTCCATTTGGCGATCATATCAAGGGGAATTGATTGATTCCACCATCAAACTTCGGAGGAGAATCAGGGTAAATTTTTCTCGCTTCTCATTAACTAAGAGTAATTGAGAAGCGACAAGTCTGAGATTAGAGCAGGTCTCAACTGGCTTGATCTTTCACTTTCACTCCTTAAGGGAAACTTCCCTGACAGCAATAAATAATATTCTTGACAAGGTTGGGGAAACAATTGTAGTAAATTAAATCTCTAATTTCTTTTCTAGTTTTTTGACAGCTTTTACCGCATCAGGGACACAAGCATAAGTTTGCCGAGATAACTCTCGTAATTGTTTTTCGGCTTCGAGTCGATCCTTCTCTATTTTTTTCAAAAGACGTTTTTGGTCGGATTGTTTTCTTTCTTCGCTTTCAACTAACAGCCATCTTTGTTCAATTCCTCCATACGTTCTTTGGTAAATTGAGTAACGATACCCTGGAAGAATACTGGAAATCATTTCTGAGGATTTAATTTTTCTAGCAAGAGCTGGAGCCGGTTTGAGCCGAAAGGGAACTCGGGTCAGCCATTTCAAGTCTTGCATTTGTTTCAAATTTTCTGCGCTGTATAAAGCGCTATCTGCTACCATTAATGAATCGAAATTAACTTGAGAACGGAATTGCTTTAAGATTTCAGGAAATACTTTCTGGTCAGATTCATTGCCACTTCCTGTTCTTAAGAATACGGGAATATCTCCATCTCCACTACAAATTAAATCTATCATAAATTGCTTTAAGTCTGGGCGTTTATCTCGGGAGTAACCATAGGTTATTTCAATCTGTTGAGGAACCTTTCGTTTTTTTCCCTCTTGTGAATCCACTTCCACATTCACTTCTTCGATTAAGGTATTTTCGTATTCTCCTTCGACACTTAATGAGCTTGAATCAAGATGAATCCTTTCTACACAAATTGAAAATTGTTGGATTGCTTTTAAGGCGATGCTGAGAAATATTTCTTCTAATCCCGTTAAATATAATTTGTCTAAGACTCGTCCTAATCGGTCATCATTTAAATGTTTCGCTTCAATTCCTTCTCCGATTAAATGTTCGGTTGGTTTGCCTTCAAAGAATTTGGGAAATCGGTATAAGGGAGATGAAAATAGTCCTAATCCATTGAGAATCATCGCTTTAACTGCATGACCTGGACTGACTTTTTCTCCCGGTTGTTCGACGACTAATTCATTGATTGCTTCTACCAGTCCGATTTCATCAATTAAACCAGCAATAATTCCCAAATGATCCAGATTTGTGATTTCGATTGATGATAAATTTTGGGAAACACTAGCCATGATGAACTCTAATCAAGAAAGGATTTTTTCATCAGTTTACCTTTCTTTATCCTTCTCCGGAAACCCACACTTATTGGCTCTTGGTGCTGAGTCGCCTTGGCGGATTTATCACTCTTAGGCTGTGACGAATAAAGACTCCCAGAGCAACCGTTCTCATTTTAGCCTCGGGGAACGGACAATGTGACAGTTGGGGTGCGGAATGTGGGTTATAATATATGTAAATGTGTTTATCTTCATAAGTGTTTATCATGGCTCGTTGGTCATTAGTGATTTCCGATGATACAGACCGTAGCGTGAGAGCTTATCTCGGTGCCATTGGCGCCAAAAAAGGAGGGCTATCAAATCTGGTTGAAGAAGCTGTGAAGCGTTACATTTTTGAAGAAACGGTTAAGACGGTACAAGAACGCAATTCACAGTATTCTGAAGATGAAATTATGAATGTTATTGATGAAGCGATAAGAGAAACCCGTGCATCGAATCGTTCTTGATACCAATATTTTAATCTCTTCTCTGATCAGTAAAAAAAGTTCTCCCTATCTACTTTATTATGGCTGGAGGAAAAAGCGATTTACTCTGATTACATCGGAAGAACAATTAAATGAACTGAACCAAGTTTTGCAATATCCGAAACTTCGTAAATTTATCAACCAAGATGAAGCAACCATCATGATTAGTGCTTTATGTGATTTTGCTGTTACGGTTGCTGATTTGCCAGACGTAAATTACTCGAAAGATTCAGATGATAATTTGATTATTGCAACTGCCATAGCGGGAAAAGCTGATTTAATTGTAACAGGCGATAAGGGAGATTTATTAACTCTAAAAACGGTTGAAAATATCGCAATTGTTACCGCATCTGATGCTGTTTCAAGAATTGGCATTGAACCAACTGATATCCAATAAAATTCATCCTTAGGATTTCAAGAAGTCCTCTATTGCACTATCTAGAGAGTTATACCCCATCATCATTAGTTTCCCAATCAGTTCAGTTTTGATTTCTGCTGTCACCTTCGTTTGAAGAGGAGTGGGTTTAAGTTCATCAGGAAACAATGGGGGTAAAACCTGTCCCCAAACTTGGACAATAATGCTGTTTTCATTCACCTCCTTAACAATAGCCACTTCCCCATCATATTGATTCAAGGCGCGATCGCTGCGATTGCGAAGACGAATTTGGACACAATCACCAACTTGCGATTTGGGGAAAGTGGGGGGATTTTGAACTTGGGATTTCTGAAATTGGGAAGAATACACCTGCTTGGCAACCTTTTGAACATCTTTTGCCGTTATTTTACCGTAAGGGGAATTCTCAACGGCTTGTAACCATGCTTCTCGTTGTAAATCAGGTTGTAATCGTGTTAGAGGACGGATCTGTGCTTCATTCGTTGGCAGGATTTTAGGATGAAAGTTGTCCCCAATTGGGGACACTTTTAATAAAGTCACTAAGTTATCGAAGACTTCTGCTTGCTAACAAGTTCGTAACTAAGCGAAATTCACTTCCCGTTTCCCAGTCACAAAAATTAACCACTCTGGCTTCAACTTTTTCCGAGCCTGTCCCAATTAAACAGTTACCATTTTCAAGGATTTCTAGCTTAACACTATTCTTAATTCTTAGTAGAAAAAATGATTGAGTTTCCTGGAGAAGTTCTTGTATTCTTCTGAGACTCGAAAAGCCTCGATCCATGATACTGACTCCATTTTCAGGAGTTTCTTCAATCGTGGGATTTCCATATTTACTGTCATGTCCTTGACCAAAATGAAGAAAAACTCCTCCCGGTTCAGATGTTAAAAGATTTAAGCTGCCGACCCAGCTCGAATTCGATTCGAGCTGGAAAGCGGCAGTGCATTCCGCACCACTGAATAGCTTTACTTGATGATATCCTTGTTGCCATAACAGCTTACTTGTTAAGCTAACAATTGTTGAATCGAGGGGAAATAACGCCAGTTTATTTTCATCAAGTCGATGTTGCTTTCTCAGTTCTTGTTTTAAATTGAGAAAAAGCTGATAAAAGATTTCAGGATTTCGATTCTTACTTGATGAAAGAGAAAGTTGTAATATCGACATCGATGCAAAGTTTGTTTAAGTGCTTAAACAAACTTTGCATACTCGTTTGCCCTTGATTCATGACAAATTCTAGCCAGGTAGAAACAAAGAGAAATGTATTTAAGACTGGGTAATCATCTTGGGGTAAGTGTCCGAAGTGTTTTTTGACCAGGCGAGGAAAATTTGATATCATTAGAGTTAACGATTTTCTAAATCAATTCCTCCAATTTATCAGATTGGAGGTTATTTTTTTGCTTTTTTTTCTATCATTCAACATTTCTGGCTTTAAACAAAGTAAAAGTGAATTAGGTTGGGCTGATTATCGGGTCACTGATTATTCTTATATTGAAAAGTGGTGGCAACTCGTTATGTCGGCTTACCTGATGATATCTCTCCATAGTGAAATTTTGAACCCCTTGGTTTCTCCTGTGGAAGAGAAGTTCCAAAATCATGATTGGTGGGATGAAGAAAAAGGTTGGAAAAGCGCACCGCCCGCGAGTCAAGTTTCCTCAGCGTAAGGACGGAGCAAGTGGCTCAATAACCTTCGTTTAATTCTACAACCATTGATTAGTTTTAATTTAATTTTACGATGGCTTGAAGTTTTTCCAATTCCACAACTTTCTTTAGGTTTCCCCAGATTAATTGCAATCATGAATGAGTTCGATTGTTTAAGCAGTTTAGTTGATTGTTGGGATAGTTTTCATTATTCTTCTGCCTAGAGTGATAAAAGAGAGATATAGCGCTACTGGTTCAGGTTAGGACATTACAAAAAGCTAGCAACCGAGACAGTCGTACTACCAATTCACTTAAAACGTCCTAACCTCCTTGCGTACTGCTATAACTCTAATTGCTGGGGTTGATTAACACTTGCCAGTTCTTGGCGAATACTGTCTGCTAGTTCTTGCAAAATAGTTGTGACATCGGACATTTCCTTCTCACAGCGTTCTTGTAAGGCTTTCTCTAATCCCTTGGTTCGCTCTTCCATTCGCACTTCCAAAGACCGTAACAAGGGCTGTTGATACGTCTCCCACAACGCCAATAATCGCTGCTGCATTGCTTCGGGAACCGACTCCCCAGTGACTGACTGTAATGCCTGTCGAATCTTCATCACATTTAAACGGCTAAACCGTCCCGCTTTTAAGATTCCCCCTGCAGTAATCACTTCTTCATGGAGTCGTTGCGAATCTCCCCCGAGAATTAATAATCGTCCATAGGCAATTACAGCGGGAGACTCCAGTTCCGAACTAGGGACAATTTCTGCACAGACCCGATGTAACCGGGTTGAGGTCTTGGCATTCGACCACACTTCCGCCCGTAACAATCGCAAACACATCTGTACTAAACGATGATTGAGATGGACGAGCACCACATCATCCCGACCTGTTACGATATCGGGGTTAAAGCTAATGGGACGAATTTCTCCTGAGTGAGGATGGGCTAATCCTTCACTACAACTGGCCCAACTCCCCTTTAATGCAGGTAAACGATAAACTTCCTTTTCCGCTTCCACAGCCATTAAGGGGGGTTGTTCGGCTAAATCTAAGCCAATTTTGACCACGGATTCAATATTGTCTGGGGTGAGATGCAAACTTTTCCGCGTTTCTTGCAATTGTTCTCGTAATTTCTCAATTTGGTCACGGACTTGACGCTCAAATTTGAGCATCCGTCGCACCGGTTCCGAATCTCGCTCGGCGATACTGGTATCCAATTGATGGCGTTTTCCTAACATCGCTTCTTCCACTTGCGCAGCAATCACCGGACCGACTTTTCCTAAGTCCTCCCGAATATTATTCACTTTCAAGGCAGCTCGCATAATGACGCGCTGTTTAGACCAGTTGCCATCAGGACGAATGTGAGTATTAATCCAGTTGAGCAGTTCTGTCGCTTTCGTATCTGGACGCTGACTGGCTTGTTCAGCTAAGGCTTTCATTTCGTCGAGAGATTGCTGTTCTTGGGCGGTCAATTCTCGAAATAAGGAACTAGTGGACGCGATCGCGCTTTCGGTAAATTCTTCATACTCCTCGTCATCGGCAAAGTCTTCTTCATTGGCTTCCCACTGACGCTGTAAAATCCCCACTGTCGGTGGTGTCAGCCGGACTCCGGAATT
Proteins encoded in this region:
- a CDS encoding putative toxin-antitoxin system toxin component, PIN family produces the protein MHRIVLDTNILISSLISKKSSPYLLYYGWRKKRFTLITSEEQLNELNQVLQYPKLRKFINQDEATIMISALCDFAVTVADLPDVNYSKDSDDNLIIATAIAGKADLIVTGDKGDLLTLKTVENIAIVTASDAVSRIGIEPTDIQ
- a CDS encoding AbrB/MazE/SpoVT family DNA-binding domain-containing protein, whose amino-acid sequence is MDKSLKSAEVYLGRQGRLVIPAALRRLLELEEGDKLMISEEGGRLVLEKQETIKQSLKSRFAKVPKDRSLANELIAQRREAAKEEVTE
- a CDS encoding PIN domain-containing protein; protein product: MPSSVTVLYDASVLYPAPLRDLLMQLALTDLYRARWTEQIHQEWIRSLLKKRPDLTAEQLDYTRQLMNRHVRDCLIEHYKSLIPALSLPDLDDRHVLAAAIKGEVDVIVTMNLRDFPVSVLSQYEVEAQHPDDFIVDLIDLDPYAVVEAVKLCRARLKNPPKSVEEYLYTLTKQQLAVSVSRLRKLWHEV
- a CDS encoding excisionase family DNA-binding protein is translated as MALTPHRLPSESEAQLSRQSSRTLAGHLPPHGTSRILKLVQDNGEEVTLELPASVLHLLTEMLSQMAQGNAVTLLPIHAELTTQEAANLLNVSRPHLVKLLETGEIPFRKVGRHRRIRFEDLMEYKDRIDQKRMAALDELTAQAQALNLGYD
- a CDS encoding PIN domain-containing protein, translated to MTVVLDASALLAYLQDEPGNELVEGVLPKSVMSSVNWAEVIQKSLSAGVEIEGMLDDLQALGLKVEPFTAEDGELAGSLWKQTRQAGLSLGDRACLSLGLRLEVPVLTSDRAWASLHLSLDVQVIR
- a CDS encoding transposase, which codes for MSILQLSLSSSKNRNPEIFYQLFLNLKQELRKQHRLDENKLALFPLDSTIVSLTSKLLWQQGYHQVKLFSGAECTAAFQLESNSSWVGSLNLLTSEPGGVFLHFGQGHDSKYGNPTIEETPENGVSIMDRGFSSLRRIQELLQETQSFFLLRIKNSVKLEILENGNCLIGTGSEKVEARVVNFCDWETGSEFRLVTNLLASRSLR
- a CDS encoding alpha/beta fold hydrolase, yielding MRRLKKLIDKHFYLVIQLGLFYLLCCGLLWYYQERLIFFPSSVIETIPSDVQLHYEEVWLTVDPGQVHGWWVPSQSEQSPVLLYLHGNGSNLGDLVSRLQRFHQWGYCVFLIDYRGYGRSSGSFPNEKRVYEDAQEAWRYLTAEKLIPEGKIVIYGRSLGSAIAIELGVSHPEAAGLILESPFTSLAAMAKEKFPIPLFPLNWLFTQKFDSLAKVPLLQTPVLLIHGKKDKVVPPPMSRTLYKTISSPKTLVFIPEAGHNDLPIKGDRLYIQAVQDFIIRYAGS